One segment of Cardiocondyla obscurior isolate alpha-2009 linkage group LG13, Cobs3.1, whole genome shotgun sequence DNA contains the following:
- the LOC139107398 gene encoding uncharacterized protein — translation MKRSSGHVILPSGTQCLFSSGGCLDSERAETFWLVLPTDTYHFDQYDILYKGLAAKLTSPSNPQAPIIYTVTTRETTFALTKTHETNLCGYKLMQTEHPKLFTLETSKGSTFIVRSRLAVDNLDIFSYVNSKFEYVKKHIKTQLTRLYQSIMEQKCALERQIMQNALSLASIAPDKMAFRIMKGPGYTAITTGEVIHMVKCIFVKCRIRQTEECFNELPVTNCNQSFFFLPRSSILTITGTPKDCNGLLPTMYKIDSTWYRLTPRSVKALAPPIIELLIQPKWQYTSPNFLATSSIYSSEDLDRLRTHNVPCKKTIHA, via the coding sequence ATGAAAAGATCCTCTGGGCACGTTATACTGCCTTCCGGTACCCAGTGCCTATTTTCTTCCGGAGGATGCCTGGATTCAGAGAGAGCAGAGACATTTTGGCTCGTACTACCTACGGATACGTACCATTTTGATCAGTACGACATTCTCTACAAAGGACTAGCAGCAAAGCTTACGTCTCCGTCCAACCCACAGGCGCCCATTATCTACACCGTGACAACACGAGAAACAACTTTTGCATTGACAAAGACGCACGAGACTAATCTATGTGGCTACAAGTTAATGCAAACTGAACATCCGAAACTCTTTACCCTGGAAACGAGCAAGGGTAGTACTTTTATAGTACGTTCAAGACTTGCCGTGGACAACCTAGACATCTTCTCCTATGTAAACTCTAAGTTTGAGTATGTAAAGAAGCATATCAAGACGCAGTTAACCCGCTTATATCAGAGCATCATGGAACAAAAGTGCGCCCTAGAGAGACAAATCATGCAGAACGCTCTCTCTCTAGCTAGCATAGCTCCAGACAAAATGGCCTTTAGAATTATGAAGGGCCCTGGATACACAGCCATCACTACTGGCGAAGTAATCCATATGGTGAAATGTATTTTCGTGAAATGCAGAATCCGACAAACTGAAGAATGCTTTAATGAATTACCTGTTACTAATTGTAACCAATCATTCTTCTTTCTGCCACGATCTAGTATTCTTACGATAACGGGAACACCCAAGGACTGTAACGGGCTGCTGCCAACCATGTACAAAATCGACAGCACCTGGTACAGATTAACTCCGCGATCCGTGAAAGCATTGGCACCACCAATAATCGAACTACTGATTCAGCCTAAATGGCAATATACAAGCCCAAATTTTTTGGCAACAAGTAGCATTTATTCAAGCGAAGATTTGGATCGGCTGAGAACACATAATGTTCCCTGTAAAAAAACCATCCATGCTTAA
- the LOC139107736 gene encoding uncharacterized protein, whose product MSAFDGYNIPLSQFTRACRRAKEIIPSSSEKNLTKLLINKLRGRAYYAVENEPCDTITQLIDLLNDAFGQPKTIDQYRGELSTVYLKQHEHVLDYISRVKDLRTAILDAERRKNGSLDARLSAEIDSLTARSFCDELPLEYRLQLTAEMYNRPADVFARVKAIAKRQELDKQRFKSRIKNDRENYKRNQPVHPIGRPLTHSAPRNYNNTYNNPPSRWNNQNQRTERSQPNRVGNLPRPRENVPIRRESPATDEKTCRYCKNRGHTIEECRKRQYNNAQRNQSGNGNSPTGRPDATRSDDRRNTRPINATSTTEQENQLPSEEQKSQF is encoded by the coding sequence aTGTCCGCGTTTGACGGATATAACATTCCTCTGTCTCAATTTACCCGCGCGTGTAGAAGGGCTAAAGAAATTATACCTTCATCGTCAGAGAAAAATTTAACCAAACTTCTCATTAACAAATTACGGGGACGCGCGTATTACGCGGTCGAGAACGAGCCTTGTGACACGATTACCCagttaattgatttattaaacgaCGCGTTCGGTCAGCCTAAAACAATCGATCAATATCGCGGTGAACTGAGCACAGTGTATCTAAAGCAGCATGAGCACGTACTCGATTATATTAGCCGAGTGAAAGATTTGCGCACAGCAATACTAGACGCCGAACGTAGGAAAAACGGATCGCTCGATGCACGATTGTCCGCAGAAATCGATAGTTTAACAGCACGATCTTTTTGTGACGAGTTACCTTTGGAGTACCGACTCCAACTTACGGCGGAAATGTATAACCGCCCTGCAGACGTTTTCGCGCGTGTAAAAGCAATTGCTAAGCGACAAGAGTTAGATAAACAACGTTTCAAAAGCCGCATTAAAAATGATCGCGAAAATTACAAACGAAATCAGCCGGTGCATCCAATTGGCCGACCATTAACGCATTCAGCTCCGCGAAATTATAACAATACTTATAACAATCCACCTTCTCGATGGAATAATCAAAATCAGCGGACCGAAAGAAGTCAACCGAATCGAGTCGGTAATTTACCTAGACCGCGAGAAAACGTACCGATACGGCGAGAATCACCCGCGACGGACGAGAAAACATGCCGTTATTGCAAGAACCGGGGCCATACGATTGAAGAGTGCCGTAAAAGGCAGTATAACAACGCGCAAAGAAATCAGTCGGGAAACGGGAACAGTCCGACGGGGCGACCAGACGCGACCCGATCGGACGACCGCAGAAATACGCGCCCGATCAATGCAACCTCGACTACGGAGCAGGAAAACCAACTGCCGAGCGAAGAACAAAAATCGcaattttaa
- the LOC139107419 gene encoding uncharacterized protein isoform X2, with amino-acid sequence MSTPTFVDLQGYPIGRRFVVKEAAVLRGGAVLAHYVFTTPMSWGAVSRDDRRLVTWLVRNHHGIAWEDGDVLYSRAKRLIIRALQNEEDCYDHAIVYVKGLEKRDWLQDMLEEDYYGDDYDDIKFYTDNLIVRNIKEDFENIESLNDLDDSITFRCRRHCKNCAVQNVFKLYNWWRNHQNNDV; translated from the coding sequence atgtccacaccaacgttcgtcgatctgcaaggttatcccattggacgacgtttcgtcgtgaaggaagcagcggtgctgcgaggtggtgccgttctcgcgcattacgtctttacgACTCCTATGTCGTGGGGTGCAGTATCGCGAGATGACAGACGTCTCGTTACCTggctggtacgaaatcatcacggtatagcgtgggaagatgGGGACGTTCTATACAGTCGGGCTAAACGCCTGATCATCAGAGCCCTACAGAATGAGGAGgactgctacgatcacgccatcgtatacgttaaaggactagaaaaacgcgattggctgcaagatatgcttgaagaggattactacggcgacgattatgatgatatcaaattctacacagacaatctgatcgtcaggaaCATCAAAGAGGATTTTGAAAACattgaatcgctcaacgatttggacgattcgattactttccgctgtagaagacattgcaaaaattgcgccgtacaaaatgtatttaaattgtacaattggtggcgtaaccatcaaaataatgacgtataa
- the LOC139107738 gene encoding zinc finger CCCH domain-containing protein 10-like, producing MAYFGEPAQKQQLCRDFQRGACSNSYCAFVHPYRYCFNYQNKKCTNAQCRFLHVTSVEQARYEATGLSSAKLRYEVGRTLQNSIICGDYKAGRCNRTDCQRRHIGHDEKLECIVCCGEIVLDTFGASSCGHVYCYTCALKCQGPPRPYTMLTVVCPVCRSVASYEQLH from the exons atggcatattttgGGGAACcag ctCAAAAACAACAGCTCTGCCGCGACTTCCAGCGAGGAGCCTGCTCGAACAgttattgcgcgtttgtgcacccTTACAGGTATTGTTTCAATTACCAAAATAAgaagtgcacaaacgcgcaatgcaGATTCTTGCATGTAACGAGTGTGGAGCAGGCTCGTTACGAGGCCACCGGATTATCGTCAGCGAAATTACGCTACGAAGTTGGACGCACCCTGCAGAATTCCATCATCTGCGGGGACTACAAGGCCGGCAGGTGCAACAGGACGGACTGCCAACGTCGGCATATCGGGCACGACGAAAAACTAGAGTGCATAGTGTGCTGCGGCGAAATTGTGTTAGACACGTTCGGGGCGTCCAGTTGCGGGCACGTGTATTGCTACACGTGTGCCCTAAAGTGCCAAGGCCCCCCGCGTCCGTACACTATGCTTACGGTTGTGTGCCCGGTATGCCGATCCGTCGCTAGTTACGAACAATTGCATtag
- the LOC139107737 gene encoding uncharacterized protein, with the protein MSNPPVLTPQVSPNSTNDQNRSQESTATPLPTKNMAMQSVSGSHMAAADESTDAIKNCKLPPFWKENPELWFFQVESAFQINCVTNDDFKYHMVVSKLDSDSLQEVADIIKSPPRERKYAGLKKAILDRFMDSADRQMRKLLIQLELGDRKPSQLLRRMRSLADNRASEDVLRVKWMDLLPSSAQRLLRFFKTSSLDELAAAADELLEDNTNPTVLAVASNKVQAETNPVLPACSMDPSIQASLLALQTSMSQLIGLNRDLLNQMKALTTLNRDRRTRERSLSQSRSRPRFRKAPSDICRYHQR; encoded by the coding sequence atgTCTAATCCGCCGGTATTGACTCCTCAAGTTTCGCCAAATAGTACGAACGATCAGAACAGGTCACAGGAAAGTACCGCCACGCCATTACCTACTAAGAATATGGCGATGCAATCGGTATCCGGTAGCCACATGGCTGCTGCCGACGAATCCACCGATGCTATCAAAAATTGCAAGCTGCCACCTTTCTGGAAGGAGAACCCGGAGCTTTGGTTTTTCCAGGTTGAATCTGCTTTCCAGATCAACTGCGTCACAAATGACGACTTTAAATACCACATGGTGGTTTCCAAGCTGGACTCCGACTCCCTTCAGGAAGTGGCAGATATCATTAAGTCTCCGCCGCGAGAACGCAAATATGCGGGCCTTAAGAAGGCAATCCTTGATCGGTTCATGGACTCAGCGGACCGTCAAATGAGGAAGCTGCTCATCCAACTAGAGCTGGGTGATCGAAAACCCTCGCAGTTACTTCGTCGCATGCGATCTCTCGCGGACAATCGCGCTTCGGAAGATGTCCTTCGCGTTAAGTGGATGGACCTGCTGCCTTCTAGTGCGCAGCGTCTTTTACGATTTTTCAAAACTTCATCGCTGGATGAGCTTGCGGCCGCGGCAGATGAGCTCCTTGAGGACAATACAAATCCTACGGTCTTAGCCGTAGCCTCAAATAAAGTTCAGGCTGAAACTAATCCCGTCCTTCCTGCCTGCTCCATGGATCCTTCGATCCAAGCCTCCCTTCTGGCTCTGCAAACGTCCATGTCACAGCTCATCGGACTCAATCGCGACCTTCTCAATCAAATGAAGGCATTAACGACTCTCAATCGCGACCGTCGCACCCGCGAACGCTCATTGTCTCAATCTCGGTCACGTCCGCGCTTTCGCAAGGCTCCTTCTGATATTTGTCGCTATCATCAGCGATGA
- the LOC139107419 gene encoding uncharacterized protein isoform X1, with product MLRTLESGRFVSMGFRSWDLYEFPLLQLTTKHSWAIKTATQLEKPRYVIFALQTGRKNIMSEDNSRFDDCKLTNVKLYLNSECYPYDDMNLDFSKRRYAILYDAYARFCKEYYGYEYLEPNLTVTSFLLNGPFVIIDCSRQNESVKTATVDVRLEFECKDNVAPNTTAYCLIIHDRLVQYNPLTNVVRKIT from the coding sequence atgttgcgcaccttggagagcggtcgattcgtcagtatgggatttcgctcatgggatctgtatgagtttccgctactgcaactcacgaccaagcactcgtgggccatcaagaccgccacgcaactcgagaaacctcgatacgtcatCTTCGCTCTGCAGACAGGTCGAAAGAACATCATGTCTGAggacaacagtcgtttcgacgactgcaaactgaccaacgtgaagctctatctcaactccgagtgctacccgtacgacgatatgaacctcgactttagcaaacgtagatacgcgattctctacgacgcgtacgcgcgtttctgcaaagaatattacggctacgagtatctcgaaccgaatctcaccgtcacgtcgtttctgctcaacggtccgttcgtcatcatcgactgctcgcgtcaaaacgagtcggttaaaaccgctaccgtggacgtgagattagagtttgaatgcaaggacaatgtagcgccaaataccacggcttactgtctcatcatacacgatcgtttggttcaatacaatccgttgaccaacgttgtacgtaagatcacgtag